CTTCTTCACCCCGGTGAGGCCGACCCTGGTGAGGTTTATGGGGTACTCGGGTTGACAGGCCTGAACGTCTGGCAGCGTCTCCAACGGGGATCACCCTCAGATATCTTCCTCAGACTCCATCTCTTCGGAGAGGGCCATGAGCCCCTCCACCTCCTCGAGGAGGGCGTCCAGGGTCTCGGATATCTGACGATCCCGCTCCTCCAGAGCCTTGAGGAAAGCCTCCAGATCGATGGATAGCTCTTCATCGTCCAGATCGAGGAGGTCGCCCTCAAGACCTCTCTCAATCTTATCCAACTCCAGCATGAGAGGATCAGAGGGACCAAATTCTATTTCAGCCTTTGCCCGCGGGCCCAAGAGCCCTCGGCCCGGAGGGCAGGATCGAGGGATAGGGGCCCGATTCCGCCCTCCGGGACGGCGGATCCAGAGTCAGCTATATCTATCTGGAGGGCAACTTTAATTTCAGCCGGAGGCTGAATCGTGATCAAGAGATGTCCAGAACACGGATTTTTCCGGGGGGAGAGCTGCGCCTGCGGCAGCGCTGGTCAGATCGTCCTCGAAGAGGAGAGAAGCGAGAGGCTCGGCAGGCTGGTGGCGGGCGCCCTCAGGCACTTCCCCGACGATCTGGGCCTGGTGATGGACCCTCGGGGATGGGTGGACCTGGACGCCCTCTCCGAGGCGATCGGGACGAGGTACCGCTGGGCGAATAAAAGGCTGGTGATAGCCCTCGTCCAATCCGACCCCAAGGAGAGGTACGAGATCCGGGAGGGGAAGATCAGGGCGAAGTACGGCCACTCGGTGGGGGTAAGCCTCGACTACCCAAAAAACCGGCTGGCTGCCCTCTACTACGGGGCGAACGAGGAGGAGGCGGACAGGATCCTGGAGGTGGGGCTGAAGGCGGCGACCCAGCGTTACGTCCACCTCTCCACGACGCCGGAGAAGGCGTGGCACGTCGGGACCTTCAGGACGAACAGCCCCCGGGTGATCAGGGTCGATGCCGAGGCGGCGATGAGGGCCGG
The sequence above is drawn from the Methanothrix harundinacea 6Ac genome and encodes:
- a CDS encoding RNA 2'-phosphotransferase, which translates into the protein MIKRCPEHGFFRGESCACGSAGQIVLEEERSERLGRLVAGALRHFPDDLGLVMDPRGWVDLDALSEAIGTRYRWANKRLVIALVQSDPKERYEIREGKIRAKYGHSVGVSLDYPKNRLAALYYGANEEEADRILEVGLKAATQRYVHLSTTPEKAWHVGTFRTNSPRVIRVDAEAAMRAGVKMMTVSPDIVISENVPPEHLSPVPFSHPSSEG